The following proteins come from a genomic window of Deltaproteobacteria bacterium:
- a CDS encoding sigma-54-dependent Fis family transcriptional regulator yields MKPMNLKKRKILVVDDRINTLKVLMAILEDEGYTILTANSGTKALGIYSENTDIDLVLSDLKMIEMDGVELYRKMHSLRKAPPFIIMTAYGTVRSAVQALKEGVTNYLIKPLNYEELAIVLERAILEHERSQELINLQEQVRMEHSFHGIIGSCQEMAGIFDLVRTVGPTDVPVLVLGETGTGKELLARALHLESSRRDKGMICINSAALTESLLEAELFGYKKGAFTGAINEKKGRLEMADKGTLFLDEIGQMSMVLQAKLLRFLEDMTFEPVGSTETRKVDVRLIAATNLNLHEEIKNGRFMRDLLYRIEVISIRVPSLVQRQQDIPLLVDYFIKQYARQYKKDVEGVQPGLMETLVQYSWPGNVRELKNCLARAVILSKGPLLGLEDFPEKIVAETKGLLAVQPKKIIVDIPEQGVRLRDMEYELILETLKKCEGNKSIAARQLGISRKALYEKMARFGILAGCPSK; encoded by the coding sequence ATGAAACCGATGAATCTGAAGAAGAGAAAGATTCTGGTAGTTGATGATCGCATTAATACCCTGAAGGTATTAATGGCCATCCTTGAGGACGAAGGATATACGATTTTAACAGCCAACAGCGGGACAAAAGCCTTAGGTATTTATTCTGAAAATACTGATATCGACCTGGTCTTATCTGATCTTAAGATGATTGAAATGGATGGCGTTGAATTGTATCGGAAAATGCATAGCCTGCGCAAGGCCCCCCCCTTCATTATCATGACCGCTTATGGAACGGTCCGGTCCGCTGTGCAGGCCTTAAAGGAGGGCGTTACAAATTATTTAATAAAACCGCTTAATTATGAAGAACTGGCGATTGTTTTGGAAAGGGCCATCCTGGAGCACGAGAGATCACAGGAGCTGATCAATTTGCAAGAACAAGTCCGGATGGAGCATTCTTTCCATGGTATAATCGGTTCTTGTCAGGAGATGGCCGGGATCTTTGACCTGGTCCGCACCGTGGGGCCCACGGACGTTCCCGTATTGGTATTAGGCGAGACCGGTACCGGCAAAGAATTATTGGCTCGGGCCCTCCATTTGGAAAGCAGTCGCCGGGACAAAGGGATGATCTGTATCAATTCAGCGGCCCTTACGGAAAGTCTCTTGGAGGCGGAGCTGTTTGGGTACAAAAAGGGTGCTTTCACCGGAGCCATCAATGAAAAGAAGGGCCGTCTTGAAATGGCCGATAAAGGGACGCTGTTCCTTGATGAAATAGGTCAAATGAGCATGGTTCTCCAGGCCAAACTGCTCCGTTTTTTAGAAGATATGACCTTTGAACCGGTCGGAAGTACGGAGACCCGAAAGGTCGATGTCAGACTCATTGCCGCTACCAATTTGAACCTCCATGAAGAAATCAAAAATGGACGTTTTATGAGGGACCTCCTTTATCGAATTGAAGTGATTTCCATACGAGTCCCTTCATTGGTTCAACGCCAACAGGATATCCCTTTGCTGGTTGATTATTTTATTAAACAGTATGCCAGGCAATATAAGAAAGATGTGGAAGGGGTGCAACCCGGCCTGATGGAAACCCTGGTCCAATATTCCTGGCCCGGTAATGTACGGGAATTAAAAAATTGTCTGGCCCGAGCGGTTATTCTTTCCAAGGGACCCCTTTTAGGTCTTGAGGACTTTCCGGAGAAGATTGTTGCCGAAACGAAGGGATTATTGGCCGTTCAACCGAAAAAAATAATAGTTGATATCCCGGAGCAGGGGGTACGCCTCAGGGACATGGAATATGAACTTATCCTGGAAACACTCAAAAAATGCGAAGGGAACAAGAGCATCGCGGCCAGGCAACTCGGAATTTCCCGGAAGGCCCTGTATGAAAAAATGGCCAGGTTCGGTATCCTGGCCGGGTGTCCCTCCAAATAA